The Sulfurovum sp. UBA12169 genome has a segment encoding these proteins:
- a CDS encoding bifunctional (p)ppGpp synthase/hydrolase, with protein sequence MDVFLSRAKEIETIEEAKALLFEQIPSPSTTTIKALDLALNAHEGQNRKSGQPYIVHPILVAAITAMVSNDETMVQAALLHDVVEDTNYCVEDLQQEFSLDVVHMVEGLTKIVEIRDEKLIPSGSDERLINSALTFRKMLIASIKDIRVLVIKLCDRLHNMLTLDALRPEKQRRISEETLVVYAPIAHRLGIARMKNYLEDLSFYYIYPEDYKLIDDYIKSNAQNLHFKLNAFIQKVKNVLQKDGFLPDEFEVIGRVKHYYSIYLKMHRKGVSIDEVLDLLAIRIIVKEPIECYRVLGLLHLNYTPLISRFKDYIAVPKENGYKTIHTTLFDEEGIVEAQIRTAKMHKLAEFGVAAHWKYKEGADRVNLEWLESLNYQSESIEEFYELAKSDLFSEDITVFSPKGDYYTLPKGSVALDFAYAIHSQIGLHAKEALINKHPSSLLTTLKNGDIVKIIDDTRPHLHCSWVDTVKTSKAQEGIRTHCRARIKESDTLSAYNILATLFHQENKTVNEMIEALGMKDTLYKLPNQIDYFKEAIRKTADYMGAREVRFWELLKKGYKKPVKKEMEHFIFFTNKTLDGVEFDYCCHPKMGDQIVAFYKDGKAIVHHKLCKKAYEKIIAQEPMVFIKWRTSKLSRYRLTIGLQNQKGVLADLLRKLTKLDLNVISIELGIQSSESAEYCQIEVESSESKKSILSEKISQNFKLIEIINLDDAYNNK encoded by the coding sequence TTGGACGTTTTTCTTTCTCGCGCGAAAGAGATAGAGACGATAGAGGAGGCGAAAGCCCTTTTATTTGAACAAATTCCTTCCCCTTCGACTACCACGATCAAAGCATTGGATCTTGCCCTGAATGCACATGAAGGCCAAAATCGTAAAAGCGGTCAGCCTTATATTGTGCATCCCATTTTAGTCGCAGCTATTACTGCGATGGTCAGCAATGATGAGACAATGGTGCAAGCAGCTTTGTTGCATGATGTGGTTGAAGATACCAATTATTGTGTTGAAGACTTGCAGCAAGAATTCAGTTTGGATGTTGTGCATATGGTGGAAGGCTTGACAAAAATTGTTGAAATTAGAGACGAAAAACTTATTCCTTCAGGCTCAGATGAGCGCTTGATCAATTCCGCACTTACTTTCCGCAAAATGCTCATTGCTTCTATTAAAGATATCCGTGTCTTGGTGATTAAACTTTGTGATAGATTGCACAATATGCTTACCCTTGATGCACTGAGGCCGGAAAAGCAAAGGCGTATTTCTGAAGAGACGTTAGTTGTATATGCACCTATCGCACACAGACTCGGTATTGCGCGTATGAAAAATTACTTGGAAGATTTGAGCTTTTATTATATCTATCCTGAAGATTACAAACTGATAGATGATTACATCAAATCCAATGCACAAAATTTGCATTTTAAGCTGAATGCTTTTATTCAAAAAGTTAAAAATGTACTCCAGAAAGATGGGTTTTTGCCTGATGAATTTGAGGTTATCGGCAGAGTAAAGCATTATTATTCTATCTATCTAAAGATGCATCGCAAAGGAGTAAGTATCGATGAGGTCTTGGATCTTTTAGCGATCCGCATTATTGTAAAAGAGCCTATCGAGTGTTACCGGGTGCTGGGGTTGCTGCATCTAAATTATACACCGCTTATTTCACGCTTTAAAGACTATATCGCTGTGCCAAAAGAAAATGGCTATAAGACGATACATACCACACTTTTTGATGAGGAGGGTATTGTTGAAGCGCAGATTCGTACTGCCAAAATGCATAAACTTGCCGAATTTGGCGTGGCAGCTCACTGGAAGTATAAAGAGGGCGCTGATAGAGTAAATTTGGAATGGCTTGAGAGTCTAAACTATCAAAGTGAATCGATTGAAGAGTTTTATGAACTTGCTAAAAGCGATCTTTTTTCAGAAGACATAACAGTCTTTTCGCCCAAGGGTGACTACTATACGCTGCCCAAGGGATCGGTGGCCTTGGATTTTGCCTATGCTATACATTCTCAAATCGGTCTTCATGCAAAAGAAGCATTGATCAATAAGCATCCCTCCTCTCTTTTGACGACGTTGAAAAATGGGGATATCGTTAAGATCATCGATGATACCAGACCCCATTTGCATTGTTCCTGGGTTGATACTGTTAAGACTTCCAAAGCGCAAGAAGGGATACGAACCCATTGTCGGGCCAGAATAAAAGAATCTGATACATTAAGCGCTTATAATATTTTAGCAACATTGTTTCATCAGGAGAACAAAACCGTCAACGAGATGATAGAAGCGCTGGGAATGAAAGATACATTGTATAAATTGCCCAATCAAATTGATTATTTCAAAGAGGCTATACGCAAAACAGCAGACTACATGGGGGCCCGTGAAGTGCGTTTTTGGGAACTTCTTAAAAAAGGATACAAAAAACCTGTCAAAAAAGAGATGGAGCATTTTATCTTTTTTACAAATAAAACTTTGGACGGTGTAGAGTTTGACTATTGCTGTCACCCGAAAATGGGCGATCAGATAGTTGCATTCTATAAAGACGGCAAAGCAATTGTTCATCATAAATTATGCAAAAAAGCGTATGAAAAAATTATCGCGCAAGAGCCTATGGTTTTTATAAAATGGCGTACATCAAAACTTTCACGCTATAGGTTAACGATTGGATTGCAAAACCAAAAAGGCGTCTTGGCGGATCTGCTGAGAAAACTTACAAAGCTGGATTTAAATGTTATTAGTATTGAATTGGGGATACAAAGCAGCGAAAGTGCAGAATATTGTCAGATAGAAGTTGAGAGTAGCGAATCTAAAAAAAGTATATTGTCTGAAAAGATTTCACAGAATTTCAAGCTTATAGAAATCATTAATTTAGACGATGCATATAACAACAAATAA
- a CDS encoding DNA-directed RNA polymerase subunit omega translates to MRTEQLTAKALEKVDFDKYLLAKAVGKRAEEISKGAKPCIEVTSVMKFTDIALQEIAEGKITVTLEG, encoded by the coding sequence ATGAGAACAGAACAACTTACAGCAAAAGCTCTGGAAAAAGTAGATTTTGATAAATATCTGTTGGCAAAAGCCGTAGGCAAAAGAGCTGAAGAGATTTCAAAAGGCGCAAAGCCCTGCATAGAAGTAACTTCTGTGATGAAATTTACCGATATTGCACTTCAAGAGATAGCAGAAGGTAAAATCACAGTCACTCTAGAGGGTTAA
- a CDS encoding UMP kinase produces MTKRVLVKFSGEALAGEDGYGIDTKILKYIAGEIKELVENGVEVGIVVGGGNIVRGVTAAADGIIKRTSGDYMGMLATVINGVAIQEALEHIGLEARLQTAIDMQEIGEAFIVRRARRHLEKGRVVIFAGGTGNPYFTTDTAATLRASEIEAELLIKATKVDGVYDKDPNKFSDAVKLNTLTYDQAMNDHIKVMDDTAIALAKDNGLPIVVCNMFEKGNLLAIIKGDMSLCSIVK; encoded by the coding sequence GTGACGAAACGTGTATTGGTAAAATTTTCTGGTGAAGCATTAGCTGGTGAAGACGGGTATGGCATCGATACCAAAATCTTAAAATATATTGCAGGTGAAATTAAAGAACTTGTTGAGAATGGTGTGGAAGTCGGTATTGTTGTAGGCGGCGGAAATATTGTTCGAGGTGTAACCGCTGCAGCCGATGGCATCATCAAAAGAACATCCGGTGACTATATGGGAATGCTTGCTACGGTAATCAACGGAGTGGCGATACAAGAAGCTTTGGAGCATATAGGACTGGAAGCAAGACTTCAAACCGCCATAGATATGCAAGAGATAGGTGAAGCGTTTATTGTGCGCCGTGCCAGAAGACATTTGGAAAAAGGCCGCGTAGTGATATTTGCAGGGGGAACAGGAAATCCTTATTTTACTACCGATACGGCAGCTACACTCAGGGCTTCCGAGATAGAAGCCGAACTTCTTATCAAGGCAACCAAAGTTGATGGCGTGTACGATAAAGATCCAAATAAGTTTTCCGATGCAGTCAAGCTCAATACACTTACCTATGATCAGGCCATGAATGATCATATCAAGGTAATGGATGATACGGCAATTGCTTTGGCAAAAGACAATGGATTGCCTATTGTAGTATGCAACATGTTCGAAAAAGGCAATCTGCTTGCTATTATCAAAGGCGATATGAGTCTTTGTTCGATTGTTAAATAA
- a CDS encoding peptidase M24 produces MVYVVTAFVLAYGASTTTKIKDSEKNLNAAVSAKKQASRQLEKIAQDIKKAEQESLYLEKKIEELGREKEATNKEYQSLKNVLSTSEQSFKKTNSELEAKHKAFIALLSEQFSVIFAMRQFHTPTEHSVIAYEVYEVYKKYNAKELEKLRADISSLKTKKQNILVQQNKTKKELEKIVQKRQEFEQKKLAKKRLLEKLSKDEKNYNKQLEQIEEKQSSLRATLAKLNILHTQEVEAARKRAAARKEAIRLETLRKKRLREQQALKGSDAQQTKQKADNIRSSEETQSTQVRNLNASYRASSVYAYNGGKTISPLSGARVVKKFGTYVDPIYKIKIFNESVTLQAPSSDAKVQNVLNGKVVFAGESSMLGKVVVVAHGDKMHTVYAGLSKIAPNITVGRKVIKGYVLGKVNSKLVFQATKNSKHIDPLKLIQI; encoded by the coding sequence ATGGTGTATGTTGTAACCGCTTTTGTATTGGCGTATGGTGCTTCAACTACAACAAAGATCAAAGATTCTGAAAAAAATTTAAATGCTGCGGTTTCTGCTAAAAAACAAGCAAGCAGGCAACTTGAAAAAATAGCACAGGATATCAAAAAAGCCGAACAAGAAAGTTTGTATCTTGAAAAAAAAATAGAAGAGCTTGGGCGCGAGAAAGAAGCAACAAATAAAGAGTATCAATCTCTCAAAAATGTTTTAAGCACCTCTGAGCAATCCTTTAAAAAAACAAATAGTGAATTAGAAGCGAAACATAAAGCTTTTATTGCTTTGCTTTCCGAGCAGTTTTCGGTTATCTTTGCAATGAGACAATTTCACACTCCGACGGAGCATTCGGTTATTGCGTACGAAGTATATGAGGTTTATAAAAAGTATAATGCAAAAGAGCTGGAAAAACTTAGAGCAGATATTTCATCGCTTAAAACCAAAAAACAAAATATTCTTGTCCAGCAGAATAAAACAAAAAAAGAATTGGAAAAAATTGTCCAAAAACGACAAGAGTTTGAACAAAAAAAGTTAGCAAAAAAGCGATTGCTTGAAAAATTGTCCAAAGACGAAAAAAATTATAACAAACAACTAGAACAAATAGAAGAGAAACAAAGTTCGCTTCGGGCAACATTGGCGAAACTCAATATTTTGCACACTCAAGAAGTAGAAGCTGCTCGCAAACGTGCTGCGGCAAGAAAAGAAGCTATTCGTCTTGAGACATTACGAAAAAAACGATTGCGGGAACAACAGGCATTGAAAGGATCGGATGCACAACAAACAAAACAAAAAGCAGACAACATAAGATCTTCAGAAGAAACACAAAGTACCCAAGTGAGAAATCTTAATGCTTCGTATCGCGCCTCCTCGGTCTACGCGTATAACGGCGGAAAAACAATCTCTCCGCTTTCGGGTGCCCGGGTTGTCAAAAAGTTTGGCACCTATGTGGATCCTATCTATAAGATAAAGATATTTAACGAATCCGTAACGCTTCAGGCGCCTTCTTCGGATGCAAAAGTGCAAAATGTTCTTAACGGAAAAGTAGTATTTGCCGGAGAAAGCAGCATGCTTGGAAAAGTGGTGGTTGTAGCGCATGGAGATAAAATGCATACTGTCTATGCCGGTCTTTCAAAGATTGCTCCCAATATTACAGTGGGACGCAAGGTAATCAAGGGGTATGTGCTAGGTAAAGTAAACAGCAAGTTGGTTTTTCAGGCGACAAAAAATTCAAAACATATTGATCCGTTAAAGCTAATCCAAATTTAG
- a CDS encoding cell division protein FtsX, which yields MKFIKNHLMFILPLMAILLGIEFFLVFDRTTDSYEKGLKEGYSMLVVAKKTITLEELKQLNAHIDSSENIKRESIVSQIAKGINKSSAEEILQALPYFYSVRLDSYVSTSDLEKIKKDLEKDEKIKSVETFGSSYSSSYRLFSFIKFTLRIFIVFTGVISLFLIIKQMEIWKYAHKERMQIMEIFGAPLMLRSGVLFKVALLDALIATIMTGALFLYLKFQWAGQSGIDIMVQNQEALFRITDIAILLATAVAIVIFAVYTVVFSSAGAQE from the coding sequence ATGAAGTTCATTAAAAACCATCTTATGTTTATTTTACCGCTTATGGCAATTCTTTTAGGGATAGAGTTTTTTCTTGTCTTTGACAGGACGACTGATTCGTATGAAAAGGGACTCAAAGAGGGGTATTCCATGCTGGTGGTTGCAAAAAAAACAATAACACTCGAAGAGCTCAAGCAACTCAATGCCCATATAGACAGCAGTGAAAATATAAAAAGAGAAAGTATTGTTTCCCAAATTGCCAAAGGCATCAATAAAAGCAGTGCCGAAGAGATATTGCAGGCATTGCCTTATTTTTATTCAGTTAGGTTAGATAGCTATGTAAGCACCTCGGATCTAGAAAAGATCAAAAAAGATCTTGAAAAAGATGAAAAAATTAAAAGTGTAGAAACCTTTGGAAGCAGTTATAGCTCCAGTTACAGACTTTTTTCTTTCATCAAGTTTACACTGAGAATATTTATTGTTTTTACGGGTGTTATCAGTTTGTTTTTAATTATCAAACAGATGGAGATTTGGAAGTATGCACACAAAGAACGTATGCAAATTATGGAAATTTTCGGGGCACCTCTAATGCTTCGAAGCGGGGTGCTTTTTAAGGTGGCCCTTTTGGATGCACTGATCGCGACCATAATGACAGGTGCACTCTTTTTGTATTTGAAGTTTCAGTGGGCAGGACAGAGCGGGATAGATATTATGGTACAAAATCAAGAGGCACTTTTCAGGATAACTGACATTGCCATTTTGTTGGCTACGGCGGTGGCGATTGTTATTTTTGCTGTTTATACGGTTGTGTTTTCTTCGGCAGGAGCGCAAGAGTGA
- a CDS encoding ABC transporter ATP-binding protein: MSNVISASHLTLAYDKGQKEIIKDANFNIKKGDFVFITGPSGSGKSTLLKALYGQIKPSEGNLVVGGLDLAAARQSKLQDLRTHMGIIFQDYKLINEWTVAKNVVLPLMIAGYSMDVQHTQAQRLLKHVKLSEHADKYPMELSGGEQQRVGVARALSKNPVVILADEPTGNLDDYSSNVIWDLMENACQQLETTVLVVTHKIPSIFSLPYRHFIIESKGVYEVH, from the coding sequence ATGTCTAACGTTATTAGTGCCTCACATCTTACTTTGGCCTACGATAAAGGCCAAAAAGAGATTATCAAAGATGCAAATTTCAACATTAAAAAGGGTGATTTTGTTTTCATTACCGGGCCAAGCGGTTCAGGAAAATCAACACTTTTAAAGGCGCTTTACGGACAGATCAAGCCCAGTGAAGGAAACCTTGTGGTGGGAGGGCTTGATCTTGCAGCTGCACGCCAAAGCAAATTGCAAGATTTGCGCACCCATATGGGGATTATTTTTCAAGATTATAAGCTTATTAACGAATGGACTGTAGCCAAAAATGTGGTTTTGCCTTTGATGATAGCAGGTTATTCTATGGATGTGCAGCATACGCAGGCCCAAAGACTTCTTAAGCATGTCAAGCTTTCCGAGCATGCGGACAAATATCCTATGGAGCTTAGCGGAGGAGAACAGCAGCGAGTCGGAGTGGCAAGAGCATTGTCCAAAAATCCGGTTGTGATATTGGCGGATGAACCTACGGGTAACCTTGATGATTATTCTTCCAATGTGATTTGGGATCTTATGGAGAATGCCTGCCAGCAGCTTGAAACAACCGTGTTGGTGGTTACCCATAAGATACCTTCTATTTTTTCTTTACCGTACAGACATTTTATTATAGAAAGCAAGGGTGTATATGAAGTTCATTAA
- a CDS encoding tRNA (guanosine(46)-N7)-methyltransferase TrmB: MPHLKVTPFDTSLIEEKIGKDALLRFHATALQGNEEILGVEYKNEEFLLQLKPDDKAYLLKYDKVTRPLKVNLLKEALDYVSKRLDLEILSSNIAMHHAKPPLSSEYFKKIEDFESIVYPKEKISVEVGFGSGRHLLYQAKMHPDTLFIGIEIHTPSAQQVLKQIELQGLHNIWVVNYDARLFLEMLPSNACEQIFVHFPVPWDKKPHRRVISKGFLDESMRVLRKGGRLELRTDSDKYFWYALETFFTASKIEVEIRKNERLEVTSKYEARWRKQEKDIYDVYVKCMQEDEPRVHQIDFDFHKTVYTHGLERRLIGDAIVFEDYFIHFERIYKIGEEGLLMRCAFGSFDRPEHKYILADRKGCRYFVSCPVKTTVNLKAHQKIVEYLNYV; this comes from the coding sequence ATGCCACATTTAAAAGTAACCCCATTTGATACCTCATTAATAGAAGAAAAAATTGGCAAGGATGCTCTCCTTCGTTTTCACGCAACAGCGTTGCAGGGAAACGAAGAAATTTTAGGTGTGGAGTATAAGAATGAAGAATTTTTACTCCAGCTTAAGCCTGACGATAAAGCGTATCTGTTGAAATACGATAAAGTTACAAGGCCATTGAAGGTCAATCTTCTTAAAGAGGCGCTTGATTATGTATCCAAGCGACTAGATTTGGAGATTTTGAGTTCAAACATTGCTATGCATCATGCAAAACCCCCGCTTTCATCAGAATATTTTAAAAAAATAGAAGATTTTGAAAGCATTGTTTATCCTAAAGAAAAAATATCTGTAGAGGTAGGGTTTGGAAGCGGCCGTCATTTATTGTATCAGGCTAAGATGCATCCCGATACACTTTTTATCGGTATAGAGATTCATACGCCATCGGCACAACAAGTGCTAAAGCAGATAGAGTTGCAGGGATTGCATAATATTTGGGTTGTCAATTATGATGCCAGACTTTTTTTGGAGATGCTCCCCTCTAATGCTTGTGAGCAAATTTTTGTACATTTTCCTGTGCCTTGGGACAAAAAACCGCACAGAAGGGTGATCAGCAAAGGTTTTTTGGATGAATCCATGCGTGTACTTAGAAAAGGCGGACGGTTGGAGCTGCGTACAGACAGCGATAAGTATTTTTGGTATGCATTGGAAACTTTTTTTACAGCTTCTAAAATAGAAGTAGAGATAAGAAAAAATGAACGTCTTGAGGTGACAAGCAAATATGAGGCCAGATGGAGAAAGCAGGAAAAAGATATTTACGATGTCTATGTTAAATGTATGCAAGAAGATGAACCTAGAGTCCATCAGATCGATTTTGATTTCCATAAAACCGTATACACGCATGGTTTGGAAAGGCGTTTGATTGGAGATGCGATAGTGTTTGAAGACTATTTTATACATTTTGAACGCATCTACAAAATAGGAGAAGAGGGGCTTCTGATGAGATGTGCTTTTGGAAGTTTTGATAGGCCGGAGCACAAATATATCTTGGCGGATAGGAAAGGTTGCCGTTATTTTGTCTCTTGTCCCGTGAAGACAACGGTCAACCTTAAAGCACATCAAAAAATAGTGGAGTATTTAAATTATGTCTAA
- a CDS encoding RluA family pseudouridine synthase, with the protein MERGNLTVKKSERLDRFLAEALDVSRNQVEKLIKEELVSVNGKVIARTSFKVETGDEVAYAFREAEKKEAVTVDFDVEVLYEDDCLLVINKPAGLVVHPAPSVKEPTLVDWLIQRGISLSTISGEERHGIVHRIDKETTGALVIAKTNEAHEKLSLQLQDKSMGRYYLALIDYPLKENIIIDKPIGRNPRNRLKMDVVSGGKSAKTAFIKLITSPHDIELIAAKLFTGRTHQIRVHLNSLGRHILGDDLYGFKSKRDKITRVNLHAYLLYLTHPISGQKMEFIAPLFEDMQLFLSKNFDQGDIDEKINPLALAAQFIDI; encoded by the coding sequence GTGGAGCGCGGGAATTTAACAGTAAAAAAAAGCGAACGCTTAGATAGGTTTTTGGCTGAAGCGTTGGATGTCAGCCGCAACCAGGTGGAGAAACTCATCAAAGAGGAGCTGGTCAGCGTCAACGGCAAGGTGATTGCCAGGACCAGTTTCAAGGTTGAAACGGGCGATGAAGTGGCATATGCATTCAGGGAAGCAGAAAAAAAGGAAGCCGTGACGGTGGATTTTGACGTGGAGGTATTGTATGAAGACGACTGCCTCCTGGTCATCAATAAACCCGCAGGTCTTGTCGTGCATCCTGCTCCTTCGGTCAAGGAGCCGACGCTGGTGGACTGGCTTATACAAAGAGGAATATCGCTCTCTACTATCAGCGGAGAGGAGCGTCACGGCATTGTCCACCGCATTGACAAGGAGACCACCGGGGCGCTTGTGATAGCCAAGACCAACGAAGCTCATGAAAAACTGAGTCTTCAACTCCAGGATAAAAGCATGGGAAGATATTATCTAGCATTGATAGACTATCCTTTGAAAGAAAATATTATCATAGATAAACCCATCGGCCGCAATCCTAGAAACAGATTAAAAATGGATGTTGTCTCAGGCGGGAAAAGTGCCAAAACAGCATTTATTAAACTTATCACTTCTCCTCATGATATAGAGCTTATCGCTGCCAAACTTTTTACCGGCAGAACCCATCAGATAAGAGTCCATTTGAACAGCCTAGGAAGACACATACTTGGAGATGATTTATACGGTTTTAAGAGCAAAAGAGATAAAATAACACGAGTTAATTTACATGCATATTTATTATATCTCACACATCCTATCAGTGGACAGAAAATGGAGTTTATTGCTCCTTTGTTTGAAGATATGCAACTCTTTCTGTCTAAAAATTTTGATCAAGGTGATATAGATGAAAAAATCAACCCTCTTGCTTTGGCTGCCCAGTTTATTGATATTTAG
- a CDS encoding tRNA 2-thiocytidine(32) synthetase TtcA, translating into MKYNQKSKSLIVSKKLLKLIGKTNAQFKLINHEDKVLVGLSGGKDSLALVHALKHMQHHAPFDFEFEACTVRYGMPDEHYTYLEEHCKEYGIKHTVFDTNIFEVSKDTIRENSSYCSYFSRMRRGALYTFAEQNGFNKVALGHHFDDTVESFFMNMFYNGTMRALAPIYKTGRGFHLVRPLIQVRESQLRAFADENDLQTIGDEACPAMLKNVKMPYARAQTKEWLSGMEKENKELFKRIQASFKHIHDETFLDPERWDRDDILVSS; encoded by the coding sequence TTGAAATATAATCAAAAGAGCAAAAGCCTTATAGTGAGCAAAAAGCTTCTTAAACTCATAGGTAAAACTAATGCCCAGTTTAAACTCATAAATCATGAGGACAAGGTGTTGGTGGGATTGAGTGGAGGGAAAGATTCATTAGCTTTGGTGCATGCGCTTAAGCATATGCAGCATCATGCACCTTTTGATTTTGAGTTTGAAGCGTGTACGGTGAGGTACGGAATGCCTGATGAGCACTATACTTATCTGGAAGAACATTGCAAAGAGTATGGCATTAAACATACGGTATTTGATACAAATATTTTTGAGGTTTCCAAAGATACGATTCGCGAAAACAGTTCTTATTGCAGTTATTTTTCACGTATGAGACGAGGAGCGTTATATACTTTTGCTGAGCAGAATGGTTTTAATAAAGTGGCTCTGGGACATCATTTTGATGACACCGTAGAGAGTTTTTTTATGAATATGTTTTATAATGGCACAATGCGTGCTTTGGCACCGATTTATAAAACGGGCAGAGGATTTCATCTTGTTCGTCCTTTGATACAGGTTAGAGAGTCGCAGCTTAGGGCTTTTGCCGATGAGAATGATTTGCAGACGATAGGTGACGAGGCATGTCCTGCGATGCTGAAAAATGTCAAAATGCCTTATGCCAGAGCCCAGACCAAAGAGTGGCTTTCAGGAATGGAAAAAGAAAATAAAGAGCTTTTTAAGCGCATCCAAGCATCTTTTAAACATATCCACGATGAGACCTTCCTTGATCCGGAGCGCTGGGATAGGGATGATATTTTGGTGAGTAGTTAA
- a CDS encoding 5'-methylthioadenosine/S-adenosylhomocysteine nucleosidase has translation MGKIAIMGAMPEEIEPLLTKLSNVKESIYAANAYYEGFYGDKEVVVAYSKIGKVFAALTATILIEKFDCEKLLFSGVAGAISDDLKIGDLIIADGLCQHDLDITAFGHPFGYVPEGDVCIATDITLRNIAKAVAKEKGLILKEGVIATGDQFVANPERKEWVGETFKADALEMEGASVAVVCNALNVPFFILRAISDSADMDAGFDFDTFLESSAKISADFILEMVGRIEI, from the coding sequence ATGGGAAAGATAGCCATTATGGGCGCAATGCCCGAAGAGATAGAGCCGCTTTTGACTAAACTCAGTAATGTCAAGGAGAGTATTTATGCCGCAAATGCGTATTACGAAGGATTCTATGGCGATAAAGAAGTGGTGGTGGCCTATTCAAAAATAGGAAAGGTGTTTGCTGCTTTAACTGCAACGATACTGATAGAAAAATTTGATTGTGAAAAATTGCTTTTTTCAGGTGTTGCCGGGGCAATTAGTGATGATTTGAAAATCGGAGATTTAATTATTGCAGACGGACTGTGTCAGCATGATCTGGATATCACGGCATTTGGGCATCCTTTTGGTTATGTGCCTGAAGGGGATGTGTGTATTGCTACGGATATAACGTTGCGAAATATTGCCAAAGCGGTTGCCAAAGAAAAAGGGCTGATCCTTAAAGAGGGTGTAATTGCAACAGGAGATCAGTTTGTAGCAAACCCTGAACGTAAAGAGTGGGTAGGAGAAACTTTTAAGGCAGATGCTCTAGAGATGGAGGGTGCAAGTGTTGCCGTAGTCTGTAATGCACTTAACGTACCTTTTTTTATTCTAAGAGCAATTAGCGACAGTGCGGATATGGATGCAGGATTTGATTTTGATACTTTTTTGGAGAGTTCTGCAAAAATAAGTGCCGATTTTATTTTAGAAATGGTGGGTCGGATTGAAATATAA
- the fabD gene encoding [acyl-carrier-protein] S-malonyltransferase — MAVKCAFLFPGQGSQAIGMGEDFFNNSDVAKEMVAKASERTGIDFETLLFKENDKLGQTEFTQPAILLVSAIAHKLFTDAVDSKPVLALGHSLGEFSALVAVGALDAIDAVELVNLRGKLMAEACAKQEVGMLVSLGLDDETVEKICQEQRDAGFQVWPVNYNADGQIVIAGIKKDLEALVPILKEANAKRAMLLDMSVASHCPLLESASAPLGAKLKEMLKETFTAPVVSNVTAQKYASKAEALALLPKQLVEPVKYKQSIASIDDEVDCYIEFGHGAVLKGLNKKATNKPHFNVSDMASLKATIEAIREL, encoded by the coding sequence ATGGCAGTTAAATGTGCATTTTTATTTCCGGGACAAGGGTCTCAAGCTATTGGAATGGGAGAGGATTTTTTCAACAATTCTGATGTGGCCAAAGAGATGGTTGCAAAAGCAAGTGAGCGAACCGGAATCGATTTTGAAACACTACTTTTTAAAGAAAATGACAAATTGGGCCAAACAGAGTTTACGCAGCCTGCTATTTTGCTTGTGAGTGCAATTGCTCATAAACTTTTTACCGATGCGGTAGACAGTAAGCCTGTATTGGCATTAGGGCACTCGTTGGGTGAATTTTCTGCGTTGGTAGCCGTAGGCGCATTGGATGCAATAGATGCAGTGGAGTTGGTGAATCTCAGAGGAAAACTTATGGCTGAGGCATGTGCCAAACAAGAAGTTGGCATGTTGGTTTCTTTGGGACTGGATGATGAAACTGTAGAGAAAATTTGTCAAGAACAAAGAGATGCAGGGTTTCAGGTGTGGCCGGTGAACTATAATGCAGACGGTCAAATCGTGATTGCCGGAATCAAAAAAGATCTAGAAGCATTGGTGCCTATCCTGAAGGAAGCCAATGCCAAAAGGGCGATGCTTTTGGATATGTCTGTGGCATCACATTGTCCTTTGCTTGAAAGCGCATCGGCACCCCTTGGAGCGAAACTCAAAGAGATGCTAAAAGAGACTTTTACTGCTCCTGTGGTTTCAAATGTAACCGCACAAAAATATGCAAGTAAAGCAGAGGCACTGGCTCTTCTTCCTAAGCAACTGGTCGAACCTGTGAAATACAAACAATCTATTGCCAGCATAGATGATGAAGTAGACTGCTATATAGAGTTTGGACACGGAGCCGTTTTAAAAGGTCTAAATAAAAAAGCAACCAATAAACCTCATTTTAACGTTTCGGACATGGCTTCATTAAAAGCAACGATTGAAGCAATCAGAGAGCTTTAA